The following proteins are encoded in a genomic region of Streptomyces lunaelactis:
- a CDS encoding (Fe-S)-binding protein, with product MRVALFVTCVNDAVYPATGIATVRLLERLGVEVDFPAAQTCCGQPQFNTGYRRETEPLVRRTTRAFEGYEYVVTPSGSCAAMVREHYPKFGETALPSRTYELTEFLSDVLGVTDVGAYFPHTVTYHPSCHGLRALGLGERPLKLLGAVKGLELRELPGAEECCGFGGTFAVKNAEVSAAMGQDKVRNAASTGADVLCGADNSCLMHIGGILRRQDEPLRALHIADILASTEEEPLL from the coding sequence ATGCGTGTCGCACTCTTCGTCACCTGCGTCAATGACGCTGTGTATCCGGCAACCGGCATCGCCACGGTGAGACTCCTGGAGCGGCTGGGGGTGGAGGTGGACTTCCCGGCGGCGCAGACCTGTTGCGGACAGCCGCAGTTCAACACGGGCTACCGGCGCGAGACAGAGCCCCTGGTACGGCGCACGACCCGGGCCTTCGAGGGATACGAGTATGTGGTGACCCCGTCAGGTTCGTGCGCGGCGATGGTGCGTGAGCACTACCCGAAGTTCGGGGAGACGGCGCTCCCGTCCCGTACGTACGAACTGACCGAGTTCCTGTCCGACGTCCTCGGCGTCACCGATGTCGGCGCCTACTTCCCGCACACCGTCACCTACCACCCCTCCTGCCACGGGCTGCGGGCGCTGGGCCTGGGGGAGCGGCCGCTCAAGCTCCTCGGGGCGGTCAAGGGCCTGGAGCTGCGCGAACTGCCCGGGGCCGAGGAGTGCTGCGGCTTCGGCGGCACCTTCGCCGTCAAGAACGCCGAGGTCTCCGCCGCCATGGGCCAGGACAAGGTACGCAACGCCGCCTCCACCGGAGCCGACGTGCTGTGCGGCGCCGACAACTCCTGCCTGATGCACATCGGCGGCATCCTCCGGCGTCAGGACGAACCGCTGCGGGCCCTGCACATCGCCGACATCCTCGCGAGCACCGAAGAGGAGCCTCTGCTGTGA
- a CDS encoding dihydrodipicolinate synthase family protein — MTRIRRPWHGVMVATALPFRDDLSVDHDAYAAHCAWLIDQGCDGVVPNGSLGEYQVLTPEERARVVETAVAAVGGERVMPGVSAYGSAEARRWAEHARDAGCACVMLLPPNAYRADERSVRAHYAEVAKADLPVVAYNNPHDTKVDLTPELLAALYTDGHIQAVKEFSGDVRRAYRIAELAPELDLLAGADDVLLELAVAGAKGWVSGYPNALPASTVELYRAATSGDLTRASQLYRQLHPLLRWDSRSEFVQAIKLSMDLAGRHGGPCRPPRTPLLPEQEAAVRAATGKALAAGLN; from the coding sequence ATGACGCGTATCCGAAGGCCCTGGCACGGGGTCATGGTCGCCACCGCGCTCCCGTTCCGCGACGACCTGAGCGTCGATCACGACGCGTACGCCGCGCACTGCGCCTGGCTCATCGACCAGGGCTGTGACGGCGTCGTCCCCAACGGCTCGCTCGGCGAGTACCAGGTCCTCACCCCCGAGGAGCGGGCCCGGGTCGTCGAGACCGCCGTCGCCGCGGTCGGCGGCGAGCGGGTGATGCCGGGCGTCTCGGCGTACGGATCGGCGGAGGCCCGCCGCTGGGCCGAGCACGCCCGCGACGCCGGCTGCGCCTGCGTGATGCTGCTGCCGCCGAACGCCTACCGCGCCGACGAGCGGTCCGTACGAGCCCACTACGCCGAGGTCGCGAAGGCGGACCTCCCGGTCGTCGCCTACAACAACCCGCACGACACCAAGGTCGACCTCACCCCCGAACTCCTCGCCGCGCTCTACACCGACGGTCACATCCAGGCCGTCAAGGAGTTCAGCGGGGATGTTCGCCGGGCCTACCGCATCGCGGAACTCGCTCCGGAACTGGACCTGCTGGCCGGGGCCGACGACGTCCTGCTGGAGCTCGCCGTCGCCGGGGCCAAGGGCTGGGTGTCGGGCTACCCCAACGCCCTGCCCGCCTCCACCGTCGAGCTCTACCGCGCGGCCACCTCCGGTGACCTGACCCGCGCCTCCCAGCTCTACCGGCAGCTGCATCCGCTGCTGCGCTGGGACTCCCGTAGCGAGTTCGTCCAGGCGATCAAGCTCTCCATGGATCTGGCCGGACGCCACGGCGGTCCGTGCCGGCCGCCCCGTACTCCCCTCCTCCCCGAGCAGGAGGCCGCCGTGCGCGCGGCCACCGGCAAGGCACTCGCCGCCGGCCTCAACTGA
- a CDS encoding winged helix-turn-helix transcriptional regulator, whose protein sequence is MKARTTRDGTLPALPLDSRGRPCSVAASLQAVGEKWALLAVREISFGNHRFGAIARNTGAPRDVLTVRLRHLETIGVLVRRQYSEHPPRFEYHLTEAGRDLLVVLTTLRAWGDRWLVDEPPAVFTHSCGEELDMVHSCRHCGREVVSDDLRLRVSSPGWDAHGPV, encoded by the coding sequence ATGAAGGCACGTACCACGCGGGACGGCACGCTTCCCGCCCTGCCCCTGGACTCGCGCGGCAGGCCGTGCTCCGTCGCGGCCTCGCTGCAGGCCGTCGGCGAGAAATGGGCCCTGCTGGCCGTGCGGGAGATCAGCTTCGGCAATCACCGCTTCGGCGCGATCGCCCGTAACACCGGCGCGCCCCGCGATGTCCTCACCGTGCGCCTGCGCCATCTGGAGACCATCGGTGTACTCGTACGGCGGCAGTACAGCGAGCACCCCCCGCGCTTCGAATACCACCTCACCGAGGCGGGCAGGGACCTGCTGGTCGTGCTGACCACGCTGCGCGCCTGGGGCGACCGATGGCTGGTCGACGAGCCCCCGGCGGTCTTCACGCACTCCTGCGGCGAGGAGCTGGACATGGTCCACAGCTGCCGCCACTGCGGTCGGGAGGTCGTGTCCGACGATCTGCGTCTGCGGGTGAGCAGCCCCGGCTGGGACGCGCACGGTCCCGTATGA
- the cobF gene encoding precorrin-6A synthase (deacetylating), whose translation MRKIYVIGIGAGDPDHLTLQAVKALNKADAFFILDKGEEKSDLTRLRHDILDAHIEDPSYRLIEARDPERDRQTSDYSPAVDDWRRRRADLYERFIAEELGEEECGAFLVWGDPALYDSTLGILQEILERGAVTFDHEVVPGISSVSALLARHRTGLNRVARPVQITTGRRLAEGWPEGVDDVVVMLDARQAFTRHLDQDLFIYWGAYVGTEDEILVSGRLSEVSGRIEELRAEARARKGWIMDTYLLRRG comes from the coding sequence GTGAGAAAGATCTATGTGATCGGCATCGGTGCGGGCGACCCCGACCATCTGACGCTGCAGGCGGTCAAGGCGCTGAACAAGGCGGATGCGTTCTTCATCCTCGACAAGGGCGAGGAGAAGTCGGATCTGACCCGACTGCGGCACGACATCCTGGACGCGCACATCGAGGACCCTTCGTACCGTCTGATCGAGGCGCGTGATCCGGAGCGGGACCGGCAGACATCGGACTACTCCCCCGCGGTCGACGACTGGCGCCGCCGACGGGCCGATCTCTACGAGCGGTTCATCGCCGAGGAACTGGGCGAGGAGGAGTGCGGTGCGTTCCTCGTCTGGGGCGATCCGGCGCTGTACGACTCGACCCTCGGCATCCTTCAGGAGATCCTGGAGCGGGGCGCGGTCACCTTCGATCATGAGGTGGTTCCCGGCATCAGCAGTGTCTCGGCACTGCTGGCCAGGCACCGTACGGGTCTCAACCGCGTCGCGCGCCCTGTGCAGATCACCACGGGCCGGCGGCTCGCCGAGGGCTGGCCGGAGGGGGTCGACGATGTGGTCGTGATGCTGGATGCCCGGCAGGCCTTCACCCGCCATCTCGACCAGGACCTGTTCATCTACTGGGGCGCCTATGTGGGCACCGAGGACGAGATCCTGGTCTCGGGGCGGTTGTCGGAGGTGTCCGGCCGGATCGAGGAACTGCGGGCCGAGGCGCGCGCCCGCAAGGGCTGGATCATGGACACCTATCTGCTGCGGCGCGGCTGA
- a CDS encoding tyrosine-type recombinase/integrase — MLEDALGLIPGGDRGGKDSEEEAQEWLQGIIEAAQAGLSPSLATMKLAEYGEANMGLALRGLELKTLDPYLAGWRMRVVPALGHLAVPMITNGVVDRTVQNWIADEHSRSTVKNTIAVLVRVMEQAVRDGIIKVNPARVTGWQKLYKQAEDELLDPRALALPDWETFVQLADALVAASHDQYRGWGDVVLFAACTAARIGEVSGCRVGDIDTSQWIWTVRRQTTPSPGGLTDKGTKGKRARKVPIVEEIRPLVAQRILSAGPDPDARLFTGPRGGRISTAVLRDATHWDGVVTKLGYEHLRRHDLRHTGLTWFADAGVQVHVLRRIAGHGSLTTTKRYLHPDVRKITAAGAALSAHLSVLRAPRSLPSPIVVTR, encoded by the coding sequence GTGCTTGAGGACGCCCTGGGCTTGATTCCCGGGGGAGATCGAGGCGGGAAAGACAGCGAAGAAGAAGCGCAGGAGTGGCTCCAGGGCATCATCGAGGCCGCACAGGCCGGCCTGAGCCCGTCGCTCGCCACCATGAAGCTCGCCGAATACGGCGAAGCAAATATGGGCCTTGCCCTGCGCGGCCTGGAGTTGAAGACGCTGGACCCCTACCTCGCGGGGTGGCGGATGCGTGTGGTCCCCGCCCTGGGCCACCTCGCGGTCCCGATGATCACCAACGGCGTCGTCGACCGCACCGTGCAGAACTGGATCGCCGACGAGCACAGCCGCTCGACGGTGAAGAACACCATCGCCGTCCTGGTCCGCGTCATGGAGCAGGCAGTCCGTGACGGCATCATCAAGGTCAACCCCGCCCGGGTGACCGGCTGGCAGAAGCTATATAAGCAGGCCGAGGACGAACTCCTCGACCCACGCGCGTTGGCCCTGCCCGACTGGGAGACCTTCGTCCAACTGGCCGACGCACTCGTGGCCGCCTCCCACGACCAGTACCGCGGCTGGGGAGACGTCGTCCTCTTCGCCGCCTGCACCGCCGCCCGCATCGGCGAGGTCTCCGGATGCCGCGTTGGTGACATCGACACCAGCCAGTGGATCTGGACCGTGCGGCGTCAGACCACACCCTCACCCGGCGGGCTGACCGACAAGGGCACCAAGGGCAAGCGCGCCCGCAAGGTTCCCATCGTCGAGGAAATCCGCCCCCTCGTCGCCCAGCGCATCCTTTCCGCCGGCCCCGATCCCGATGCCCGCCTGTTCACCGGCCCGCGCGGCGGACGCATCTCCACCGCCGTCCTGCGCGACGCGACCCACTGGGACGGGGTGGTCACCAAACTCGGCTACGAACACCTGCGTCGCCACGACCTCAGGCACACCGGCCTGACCTGGTTCGCCGACGCAGGAGTGCAGGTCCACGTCCTGCGACGGATCGCCGGCCACGGCTCGCTGACCACCACGAAGCGCTACCTACACCCGGACGTACGCAAGATCACGGCCGCCGGAGCGGCGCTCTCCGCACACCTCAGCGTGCTCCGCGCCCCGCGCTCCCTGCCGAGCCCGATCGTCGTCACCCGCTGA
- a CDS encoding LutC/YkgG family protein yields MSASRERILARVRAAVADAPEAPEPTRDYLTTHTPDDPAAILDLLHENLADYRAIVHRTTADELPLLLMRLLAERGSATVLVPPGLPPEWLSAADATRIHDRSVSTAQELDAVDSVVTGCALAIAETGTIVLDAGPGQGRRRITLIPDHHICVVRVPDQIVASVPQAMPRLDPTRPLTWISGPSATSDIELDRVEGVHGPRTLEVVLLRD; encoded by the coding sequence ATGAGCGCCTCACGCGAGCGCATCCTCGCCCGTGTCCGTGCGGCTGTGGCCGACGCCCCCGAGGCGCCCGAGCCCACCCGCGACTACCTCACCACCCACACCCCGGACGATCCGGCCGCGATCCTCGATCTGCTGCACGAGAACCTCGCGGACTACCGGGCCATCGTGCACCGGACGACCGCGGACGAACTGCCGTTGCTGCTCATGCGGCTGCTCGCGGAGCGCGGCTCCGCGACCGTGCTCGTACCGCCCGGACTACCGCCCGAGTGGCTTTCCGCTGCCGACGCGACCCGGATCCACGACCGTTCGGTCTCCACCGCACAGGAACTCGACGCCGTCGACAGTGTCGTCACAGGATGCGCGCTCGCCATCGCCGAGACCGGCACGATCGTGCTCGACGCAGGTCCCGGACAGGGCCGTCGGCGCATCACGCTCATCCCCGACCACCACATCTGTGTCGTACGCGTGCCGGACCAGATCGTCGCGTCCGTACCGCAGGCGATGCCCCGTCTCGACCCGACCCGCCCGCTGACCTGGATCTCCGGACCCTCGGCCACGAGCGACATCGAACTCGACCGGGTCGAGGGCGTGCACGGCCCCCGCACATTGGAGGTCGTTCTGCTACGTGACTGA
- a CDS encoding DUF309 domain-containing protein — protein MDKARRDRDAEGRARNARPRDGLGRPLPYGTTGVERQPEGVLRSPGQTLDEAQRLLDAGMPFHAHEVFEDAWKSGPEAERELWRGLAQLAVGLTHVARGNTAGGARLLLRGADRIAAYPDPYGIDVTGLTAWARALAARVEGPVDAGSEAPRLTSVT, from the coding sequence GTGGACAAGGCACGGAGGGACCGCGACGCCGAAGGGCGCGCACGCAACGCACGCCCCCGCGACGGGCTGGGACGCCCGCTTCCTTACGGCACGACAGGCGTGGAGCGGCAGCCCGAGGGCGTGCTGCGCAGCCCCGGTCAGACACTTGACGAGGCGCAGCGGCTGCTCGACGCGGGCATGCCCTTCCACGCGCACGAGGTCTTCGAGGACGCGTGGAAGTCCGGCCCCGAGGCGGAGCGCGAGCTGTGGCGGGGGCTCGCGCAGCTCGCGGTGGGGCTCACGCACGTCGCCCGCGGCAATACGGCGGGCGGCGCGCGGCTGCTGCTCAGGGGCGCGGACCGGATCGCCGCTTACCCCGACCCGTACGGCATCGATGTGACCGGGCTGACCGCGTGGGCGCGCGCGCTCGCCGCCCGCGTCGAAGGACCGGTGGACGCGGGCAGCGAGGCGCCCCGGCTGACCTCAGTCACGTAG
- a CDS encoding cobalt-precorrin-6A reductase: MPGTHILILGGTAEARQLAAELTELTEPTEPTELTGLTGLTGRGGFRVTTSLAGRVSQPRLPAGEVRIGGFGGPEGLAHWLREQSVDAVVDATHPFAAAISAGAAQAATAVGVPLCALRRPGWSAGPGDRWYPAASLADAAAQLPALGRRIFLTTGRLGLVAFADLGQLRFLVRSVEPPEPPLPRHTHILLDRGPFTVDGERELLRTHEIDVLVTKDSGGPATAAKLTAARELEVPVVVVRRPPAPPDVPVAPDVAGVLGLLGVLLSRAAADRCP, translated from the coding sequence ATGCCCGGCACGCACATCCTGATCCTCGGCGGCACGGCCGAAGCCCGGCAGCTCGCCGCCGAGCTGACCGAGCTGACCGAGCCGACCGAGCCGACCGAGCTGACGGGGCTTACCGGGCTGACCGGGCGCGGCGGTTTCCGTGTGACGACCTCGCTCGCCGGGCGCGTGTCCCAGCCCCGGCTGCCCGCCGGAGAAGTACGCATCGGCGGCTTCGGCGGACCCGAAGGCCTCGCCCACTGGCTGCGCGAGCAGAGCGTGGACGCCGTCGTCGACGCCACCCACCCCTTCGCCGCCGCCATCAGCGCCGGCGCCGCGCAGGCCGCGACCGCCGTCGGTGTCCCGCTCTGCGCGCTGCGGCGGCCCGGCTGGAGTGCCGGTCCGGGCGACCGCTGGTATCCGGCCGCCTCGCTCGCCGACGCGGCCGCGCAGCTTCCCGCGCTGGGGCGGCGTATCTTCCTCACCACCGGGCGGCTCGGCCTCGTCGCCTTCGCGGACCTCGGTCAACTGCGTTTTCTCGTACGGTCCGTCGAGCCCCCCGAGCCGCCGCTGCCCCGCCACACCCACATCCTGCTGGACCGTGGGCCCTTCACCGTCGACGGCGAGCGGGAGCTGCTGCGTACGCACGAGATCGACGTCCTCGTCACCAAGGACAGCGGCGGACCCGCCACCGCCGCCAAGCTCACCGCCGCGCGCGAGCTGGAGGTGCCCGTCGTGGTGGTGCGCCGGCCGCCGGCGCCGCCGGACGTGCCGGTCGCGCCGGATGTGGCGGGGGTGCTCGGACTGCTCGGCGTACTGCTCAGCCGCGCCGCAGCAGATAGGTGTCCATGA
- a CDS encoding LutB/LldF family L-lactate oxidation iron-sulfur protein, which yields MSGTYLGMPSFPEAAKDAVHNVTLRANLRHATHTIRDKRARAVAELADWAQLREAGKQIKNRTLRHLDRYLEQLETAVTEAGGTVHWAADAEEANRIVADLVKATGEREVVKVKSMATQEIGLNEALEAEGISAYETDLAELIVQLGDDRPSHILVPAIHRNRGEIRDIFAEKMGSWGRPAPDGLSDTPTELAEAARLHLREKFLRAKVGISGANFMVAETGTLVVFESEGNGRMCLTLPETLISVVGIEKVVPSWRDLEVFLQTLPRSSTAERMNPYNSMWTGTVDADGPQTFHLVLLDNGRTDTLADEVGRQALRCIRCSACLNVCPVYERAGGHAYGSVYPGPIGAILSPQLRGIQSEIDASLPYASSLCGACYEVCPVAIDIPEVLVHLREKVADQGGKGHRLEKAAIKAAGWVLNHPAALAAGERVASRTRKLHPKKPPGAGAWTASRELPELPAESFRDWWKKNRT from the coding sequence GTGAGCGGTACGTATCTCGGGATGCCGTCCTTCCCCGAGGCGGCCAAGGACGCCGTGCACAACGTGACGCTGCGCGCCAACCTGCGGCACGCCACCCACACCATCCGCGACAAGCGGGCACGGGCGGTCGCGGAGCTCGCCGACTGGGCGCAGCTGCGCGAGGCTGGCAAGCAGATCAAGAACCGCACACTGCGTCATCTCGACCGCTATCTGGAGCAGTTGGAGACCGCGGTCACCGAGGCCGGCGGAACCGTGCACTGGGCGGCCGACGCCGAGGAGGCCAACCGGATCGTCGCCGATCTCGTGAAGGCGACCGGCGAACGCGAGGTCGTCAAGGTCAAGTCGATGGCCACCCAGGAGATCGGCCTCAACGAAGCGCTCGAGGCCGAAGGCATCTCGGCGTACGAGACCGACCTCGCCGAACTGATCGTGCAGCTCGGCGACGACCGGCCGTCGCACATCCTGGTGCCCGCCATCCACCGCAACCGCGGCGAGATCCGCGACATCTTCGCGGAGAAGATGGGGAGCTGGGGGCGGCCCGCCCCCGACGGTCTCTCCGACACCCCCACCGAACTCGCCGAAGCGGCACGCCTGCACCTCCGGGAGAAGTTCCTGCGGGCCAAGGTCGGCATCTCCGGTGCCAACTTCATGGTCGCCGAGACCGGCACCCTCGTCGTCTTCGAGTCCGAGGGCAACGGCCGGATGTGCCTGACCCTCCCCGAGACGCTGATCTCGGTCGTGGGCATCGAAAAGGTGGTGCCGAGCTGGCGTGATCTGGAGGTGTTCCTGCAGACGCTGCCCCGCTCATCGACCGCCGAGCGGATGAATCCGTACAACTCCATGTGGACCGGCACCGTGGACGCCGACGGCCCGCAGACCTTCCACCTGGTCCTCCTCGACAACGGCAGGACCGACACGCTGGCCGACGAGGTCGGGCGGCAGGCGCTGCGCTGCATCCGCTGCTCCGCCTGCCTCAACGTCTGCCCGGTGTACGAGCGGGCCGGCGGGCATGCGTACGGCTCCGTCTACCCGGGCCCGATCGGCGCCATCCTCAGCCCCCAACTGCGTGGTATCCAGAGCGAGATCGACGCCTCCCTGCCGTACGCCTCCTCCCTCTGCGGAGCCTGCTACGAGGTGTGCCCGGTCGCCATCGACATCCCCGAGGTCCTCGTCCACCTCCGGGAGAAGGTCGCAGACCAAGGCGGAAAGGGTCACCGGCTGGAGAAAGCGGCGATCAAGGCCGCCGGGTGGGTGCTGAACCATCCCGCCGCGCTCGCCGCCGGGGAACGCGTCGCGTCCAGGACCCGCAAGCTGCACCCGAAGAAGCCGCCGGGCGCCGGTGCCTGGACGGCCAGCCGTGAACTCCCGGAACTGCCCGCCGAATCCTTCCGTGACTGGTGGAAGAAGAACCGCACATGA